The region TCATCTCCATTTTTTCGGCGATTTCTTCCTCAGTGGGTTTACGTCGCATTTCCTGGGAGAGAAGTTTGGTGGTCTTTTTAATGCGGGAGATGGTTTCGTAGAGGTGGACCGGGAGACGGATGGTGCGGGATTGGTCGGCGATCGCCCGGGTAATGGCTTGGCGAATCCACCAGGTGGCATAGGTGGAGAATTTGTAACCCTTTTCGTGGTCAAATTTTTCGGCGGCTCGGATTAAACCGAGGGAGCCTTCCTGAATTAGATCTTGGAATGATAGACCCCGGTTCATATATTTTTTGGCAATGGATACCACCAGCCGTAGGTTGGATTGCACCATTTTGTCCTTGGCCCGGCGATCGAGAAAGAGACGACGACGGAAGGCGGCAAAATTTTTGTTAGGCTGTTGGCTCCACTCATTTTCCAGACTGATTTCATTGTCTGGATTGGCAAGGTAGCTTTCTATATCTTTCTTCTTCGGATCTTTTTTCTTAGCGGTGATTAGACGCTCTTTCGTTGTTTCCAGCTTCCAAACCTGTTTACCCCACTCCAATTCCGAAGGTTGACGCTCTAATTGCTGGGCCAAGCTCTCCAAAACAGATTCAAGTTCAAGCAAATCAGCAATTTGGCGGGCTAGTTCAATTTCTTCCTCGGCTCTGAGCAGACGAATGCGGCCAATTTCCTGGAGGTAGATGCGGATGGAGTCTTCGGTATAGGGTTTCTTTTTAACCGCGTCCTTACGAATTTTGCGGACTTTTTTCTCCTTCCCTTCGGTAGCGGCAACTTCCTGTTCTAAATCCTCGACGTCAACATCATCGTCGTCAATATCATCAGTGTTAATGTATTGGCTTAGTTCTATTTCTTGGTCTAGTTCAGGGGATTCAGCTTTGGTGAGTGGCTCTTTCGTCTGGGTCATGCCGTTTTCCTCGTTAACTCCTAAGTCGTGTACAAAATTAGATGGTCAGTCAAAGTTGAGGCCACCCCTAGGCGTTGCTAGATGATGTGCACTCGGTCAGTCTATTGATTCAGGGTTCTCTAACTTCTTCTTGGGGAAAAACAGAATGCAAGGATTCAGGCGTAAGAGTGTTAGAGAAGGCTAGTCAGCGGTAGAGCTTGATGAATCAGTGAAAAAAGACTTCATTGATTGTAGCCTCGATAACAAAAAAATGGGACTCAATTGTGGTCTGACCACAACTTTTTTTCACATTGCTTGTTAGCGGGGGCGAGAAGGTTGAAAGTCATTGCCGATGATTGACCTAAATAGGGTTGGGGCTTCTGCCTCAACGGAATTTTCTGCATGATAGTCGCTTTTTTGATCTTTTTTTGCAATTGGTGTGGAGAATTTTGCCTAGTCAAGCTTTCATTACTAATTTGTGGACTGGGGAGACATTGATCGCCAAAAAGTTAACGGGGTCGATGGCAGCGATCGCCCAGTAATGGGGCCAGTCAGGGAGGGGGATTGCCCCTGATCGGCTAGAATACCTCAAAGAAAATCAAGTCTTTGAAATTATCTTTGGAGAACCTTTATCAATGTTTAATACTGCTTTACTTTTAGCCCAGGCTGGTCCTACCACCGCTGGTTGGAGTCTTTCGGTAGGCATTATCATGTGCCTTTGTAATGTGTTTGCTTTTGTAATTGGTTACTTTGCGATTCAGAAAACCGGCAAGGGTAAGGATCTGGCACTGCCTCAATTGGCATCGAAAAAAACCTTTGGGTTGCCGGAGTTGCTGGCTACCATGAGTTTTGGTCACATTCTGGGAGCCGGTATGGTGTTGGGTCTGGCCAGCAGTGGCATTCTTTAGAAAAAGATCAAGCATCAATATTTTGTGTGGAGGCATTGACCACGGTGTTCTGCTGGGGCTTTGCCAAAATTTTTCTGGAATTTGAGCACCGGCCATGGGTTACTGCCGTTTTTTATCCGCTTGCTTTACTGGGATTTTACTTGCTTCCCCACTGGCGATCGCCCCTGCCTCTGCTGGCAAGATCCAGTATTGTTATCCGGTGGAAAAAAGCCGGACTTTAAGGGATCCTGGCAGTCATCCCCAGGCCTATGACGATGGCTATCGGGAAGGAGCGGCGGCGGCGAGGGAGAATAAGCCCTTTGAACCCCGTTCCGCTGGGGGAGAATTTGCCCGGGGATTTGAGGATGGTTATTACGGCAGAACCTATGGCGGCCAGCACAATGTGGTGCCTGATCGTACTGACACCTACACGACCAATCAGTGTCGAACCTATGAGTACAACGATGGTGATTCGGTGGAGCAGACCTTAAAACGGGTTTTGGATGACTTCCAACGGGATTTGCGGCGGGACTGGAATATTAATGTGAGATAACCATGGGGAATTTTGACCCGCTAACATTCGTCTCGCTCAGGGCCCCTAAGCTGGACTGAAACCGCTAATCTGGGAAGACAATCTTTTGGGAGTTGGGGATATGGGGGCAAATCAGTTCGATGTGGTGGTGGTGGGCTCTGGAGCAGCGGGCCTGTATGCTTGCCTTTGCTTGCCAAGCTATTACCGTGTAGCTCTCGTGACCAAGGCGGAACTGAAAACGGGAGCCAGTGATTGGGCCCAGGGAGGCATTGCGGCCGCCATTGCTCCAACAGATTCTCCCCAGGCCCATTATGAAGATACCCTGGCTGCTGGCGCTGGTTTGTGTGATGGGGAGGCGGTGGATTTTTTGGTGAACCATGCTCCCCAGGCGATCGCCGAGTTGGTCCAGTTCGGTGTTAGTTTTGACCGCCATGGCCAGGATCTGGCTTTAACTTTGGAGGCGGCTCATTCCCAACCCAGGGTACTCCATGCGGCGGATACCACTGGCCGAGCCATTGTTTCGACGTTGATGGAACAGGTGCAAGCCCGATCAAATGTGGAAATTTTTTCCCAGGCGATCGCCTTGTCTTTAAACATTGATCCAACAACGGGTCATTGTCGGGGTATTCAGGTTTTTTGTAATCGCACCATTGCAACTTTCCATTGCCGAGCGGTGTTGTTGGCCACGGGCGGCGGCGGCCAGGTTTTTGCCCAAACCACCAACCCCAAAGTTAGTACCGGTGATGGCATTGCCCTCGCTTGGCGATCGGGGGCCCAGGTGCGAGATTTAGAATTTTTCCAGTTTCATCCCACAGCGTTGACTAAACCGGGCGTGCCTCATTTTTTGATCAGTGAAGCGGTGCGGGGGGAAGGGGCCCATCTACTTGATCACCAGGGGAAAAGATTTGCTTTTGATTACCATCCCCGGGGGGAACTAGCTCCGAGGGACGTGGTTAGCCGGGCGATTTTCCAACATTTGGCTAATACAGAAGTTGACCCAACCCAGGCTACGGTTTTTCTGGATTTAAGCCCCATTGAGCCAGAACGCATCCAGCGACGGTTCCCCAATATCATTCGCCGTTGCCGCCAGTGGGGGGTGGACATTTTTCAAGAACCGATTCCCGTTGCCCCAGCGGCCCACTATTGGATGGGGGGCATTACCGCAGATCTTAATTGTCAAACCACCATTCCAGGGTTGTATGCGTTGGG is a window of Synechocystis sp. PCC 7338 DNA encoding:
- the rpoD gene encoding RNA polymerase sigma factor RpoD; its protein translation is MTQTKEPLTKAESPELDQEIELSQYINTDDIDDDDVDVEDLEQEVAATEGKEKKVRKIRKDAVKKKPYTEDSIRIYLQEIGRIRLLRAEEEIELARQIADLLELESVLESLAQQLERQPSELEWGKQVWKLETTKERLITAKKKDPKKKDIESYLANPDNEISLENEWSQQPNKNFAAFRRRLFLDRRAKDKMVQSNLRLVVSIAKKYMNRGLSFQDLIQEGSLGLIRAAEKFDHEKGYKFSTYATWWIRQAITRAIADQSRTIRLPVHLYETISRIKKTTKLLSQEMRRKPTEEEIAEKMEMTIEKLRFIAKSAQLPISLETPIGKEEDSRLGDFIEADGETPEDEVSKNLLREDLENVLDTLSPRERDVLRLRYGLDDGRMKTLEEIGQIFNVTRERIRQIEAKALRKLRHPNRNSILKEYIR
- the psaK gene encoding photosystem I reaction center subunit PsaK, with the translated sequence MFNTALLLAQAGPTTAGWSLSVGIIMCLCNVFAFVIGYFAIQKTGKGKDLALPQLASKKTFGLPELLATMSFGHILGAGMVLGLASSGIL
- the nadB gene encoding L-aspartate oxidase — translated: MGANQFDVVVVGSGAAGLYACLCLPSYYRVALVTKAELKTGASDWAQGGIAAAIAPTDSPQAHYEDTLAAGAGLCDGEAVDFLVNHAPQAIAELVQFGVSFDRHGQDLALTLEAAHSQPRVLHAADTTGRAIVSTLMEQVQARSNVEIFSQAIALSLNIDPTTGHCRGIQVFCNRTIATFHCRAVLLATGGGGQVFAQTTNPKVSTGDGIALAWRSGAQVRDLEFFQFHPTALTKPGVPHFLISEAVRGEGAHLLDHQGKRFAFDYHPRGELAPRDVVSRAIFQHLANTEVDPTQATVFLDLSPIEPERIQRRFPNIIRRCRQWGVDIFQEPIPVAPAAHYWMGGITADLNCQTTIPGLYALGETASTGVHGANRLASNSLLECIVFASQLRNLSLPPFSSTALPISQSTATEIQLDTANDLALLNHWRSELPRLMWQTAGICRQAETLQTAIAKLEKWQEQWQQLSSSKLLTHLPEDQKINLNGPGLEEFIQLWAETHNLLDIAQLILTSALFRQESRGGHYRLDYPDTQAQWQSHTAIESDKVFLQPRQNQVSVNEM